The nucleotide window CTGTACCCCAACCTCCATCTCAACCCAGGCTTCTACTCAACCCCAACCCAGCCTCTACCCCAACCACAACCCAGCCTCTACCCAACCACAACCCACCCTCTACCCCAACAACAACCAGTCTCTACCTCAACCCAGCCCAGCATCTACCCCAACACCAACCCAGCCTCTACCCCAACCCCAACTCAGCCTCCTACCCCAACCACAACCCATCCTCTACCCCAACAACAACCCAGTCTCTACCTCAACCCAGCCCAGCATCtacccccaaccccaacccagccTCTACCCCAACCCCAACTCCAGCCTCTACCCCAACCACAACCCTAGGGTCTCACCTCAACCCCAGCCCAGACTCTACCCCAACAACAACCCATCCTCAACCCCAACAACAACCCAGCCTATTCCCCATCCCAGCCCAGTCtctaccccaaccccaacccagccCCTACACCAACCACAACCCTAGTCTCTACCACCCAACCCAGCCTCTACCCCAACCCAGCCTCTACCCCAGACCCAATCCTAactccagccctataccccaggcccaacccagtctctaccccagatCCAATCCCAACCCAGCCTCTACACCAGATCCAACCCAGCCCAGACTCTACCCCAgacccaatcctaacccagccTATATCCCAGCCCCAACCCAGCCTATATCCAGCCCCAACCCAGCCTATATCCCAGCCCCAACCCAGCCTATATCCCAGCCCCaacccagtctctaccccagacCCAATCTCTAACCCAGCCTCACCCCAGACCCAAACCTAACCCAGCCCTCCATCCCGGCCAACCCCATCTCAGCCCTATACCCAAGCCCCAACCTCTACCCCAGACCAATCCTAACCCAGTCTCTAtcccagccccaaccccatcTCAGCCCTATACCCAAGATCCCAACCTCTACCCCAGACCCAATCCTAACACATTCTCTACCCCagacccaaccccaacccagccCTATACCCAAGCCCCAACCTCTACCCTAGACCCCAGCCCAGTCTCTACCCTAGACCCagcccagtctctaccccagcccCAACCCAGCCCAACCTCTACCCTAGACCCAGCCCAGTCTCTACCCCACCCCAAGCCTGACGTTCCTGGAGCATTTAACTACTGGATCTACAAACTGTGGCAAGATCAGGGAGATGGGAGGGTTAAACAAAGGGGCTGTCCCAGCATGATGGCCCTAACTCAGGCCTACTGATCAGAGGAGAGGAGCCACGGGCTGTTGGAGTTGGTGAAGACTGGGGGtgtggaggggtgagaggggatatggaggggtaaggggatatggaggggtgagggggataTGGAGGGTAAGGGGgatatggaggggtgagggaatatggaggggtgagggagatatggaggggtgagggagatatggaggggtgagggagatatggagggggtgaggggggatatggaggggtgagggggaaATGGAGGTGTGAGGGAATATGGAGGGGTGCAGGAgatatggaggggtgagggggataTGGATGGGTGAGGGggaaatggaggggtgagagggatATGGAGGGgtaaggggagatggaggggtgagggggatatggaggggtgagggaaatggaggggtgagggagatatggaggggtgagggagatatggaggggtgaggagatatGGAGGGTGAGCGGGATATGGAGGGGTGTGGGGGGGAAATGGAGGTGTGAGGGaatatggagggtgagggagatatggaggggtgagtgggatatggaggggtgaggggggatatggagggtgagggagatatggaggggtgagggagatatggaggggtgagggagatatggaggggtgaggggatatggaggggtgagggggataTGGGAGGGGTAAGGGGGATATGGAGGGTGAGGGGGAATATGGAGGGGTGAGGGAatatggaggggtgagggagatatggaggggtgagggagatatggaggggtgagggagatatggaggggtgagcgggatatggaggggtgaggggggaAATGGAGGTGTGAGGGAatatggaggggtgagggagatatggaggggtgagggggataTGGATGGGTGAGGGGgaaatggaggggtgagggggatatggaggggtgagggagatatggaggggtgagggagatatggaggggtgaggggatatggaggggtggagggggatatggaggggtgagggggggATATGGAGGGGGTGAGGGAATATGGAGGgggtgagggagatatggaggggtgagggagatatggaggggtgagggagatatggagggtGAGGAGATATGGAGTGGTGAGGGAatatggaggggtgagggagatatggaggggtgaggggggatatggaggggtgagggggaaATGGAGGTGTGAGGGAatatggaggggtgagggagatatggagggtGAGGGGATATGGATGGGTGAGGGggaaatggagggtgagggggatatggagggtgagggagatatggaggggtgagggagatatggaggggtgaggggatatggaggggtgagggggaatggagggtgagggggaatggaggggtgaggggatatggaggggtgagggaatatggaggggtgagggagatatggaggggtgagggagatatggagggtGAGGGGAGATATGGAGGGTGAGGAGATATGGAGTGGTGAGGGAatatggaggggtgagggagatatggaggggtgaggggatatggatgggagagggggaaatggaggggtgagggggatatggagggggtgagggagatatggaggggtgagggagatgtggaggggtgagggagatatggaggggtgaggggatATGGAAgggtgagggagatatggaggggtgaggggatatggaggggtgagggggatatggaggggtgagggagatatggagggtGAGGGGATATGGAGGGTGAGGGAATATGGAAGGGTGAGGGGGATATGGAAGGGTGAGGGgatatggaggggtgagggggataTGGAGGGGTGAGGTTGATATGGAAGGGTGAGGGGgatatggaggggtgagggggataTGGCGGGGTGAGGGAATATGGAAGGGTGAGGGGGGATATGGAAGGGTGAGGGgatatggaggggtgaggggatatggaggggtgaggggatATGGAGGTGAGGTTGATATGGAAGGGTGAGGTTGATATGGAAGGGTGAGGGGGGATATGGAGGGGGTGAGGGAGATTGGAAGGGTGAGGGGGGATATGGAGGGGGTGAGGGAGATATGGAAGGGTGAGGGGAGTTGCTACACGACCTCTGATGCAGGTGTTCCTTGTTGTTCActttctttattctctctctcttcctccctctctttctctccccactccctctcacATGCTGTtgatcctcctccctcccctcggccccttctctccctcccctcggccctctctctcctcccctcggcccttctctccctcccctcggcccttctctccctcccctcggccccttctctccctccccctcggcccctctccctcccccctcggcccttctctccctcccctcggccccttctctccctcccctcggccccttctctccctcccctcgaccttctctccctccccctcggcccctctctccctcccctcggccccttctctctccctcctcggccctctctctccctcccctcggcccttctctccctcccccctcggcccctctctccctcccctcggcccctctctccctcccccctcggccccctcccctcccctcgccttctctccctccccctcggcccttctctcctcccctcggcccttctccctcccctcggcccttctctccctcccctcggccccttctctccctcccctcggcccttttctccctcccctggcccttctctctccctcccctcggcccttctccccctcccctcggccccttctctccctcccctcggcccctctctccctcccctcggctcccctctctccctcccctcggccccttctctccctccccctcggccccttctccccccctcggcccttctctccctcccctcggccccttctctccctccctcggccccttctctccctccccctcggccccttctctccctccttctctctctctctgaggcggCGCGACTGTAGCAGGGTGatgacagcttctctctctctcccatctgttCACTACAAACAGGGAGCGGCCACCCTTACCATCCGTCAGCACAGCAGCCAACCCACACCGTTACAAAGACATTGTGACTAGCAAAATAGTAACAGCCTTTAATCAAAACATTTAGACAGACAAACCCCTCATCTGGAGAGAGTGCAGGTTGAGGCAGAATGCttcctccactgtgtgtgtgtgtgtgtgtgtgtgtgtgtgtgtgtgtgtgtgtgtgtgtgtgtgtgtgtgtgtgtgtgtgtgtgtgtgtgtgtgtgtgtgtgtgtgtgtgtgtgtgtgtgtgtgtgtgcgtgttccaTTCCAGTCTGTCCTGATGGCAGCAGTGCAGTGTGGGTAAACAGACAGCAGGGCCATGTGTTGGGGAAGAGAGAGCTAGACATGATAACACATTACTCCACCACAGCAGAGACAAGAATAACAGTCTGCTGAGAAACACACAAACctttcggcctggtagattaacagcccctttcagcctggtctccctctgttcggcctggtagattaacagcccctttcagcctggtctccctctgttcggcctggtagattaacagcccctttcagcctggtctggtctccctctgttcggcctggtagattaacagcccctttcagcctggtctccctctgttcggcctggtagattaacagcccctttcagcctggtctcctctgttcggcctggtagattaacagcccctttcagcctggtctccctctgttcggcctggtagattaacagcccctttcagcctggttcTGGTCtcccctctgttcggcctggtagattaacagcccctttcagcctggtctccctctgttcggcctggtagattaacagcccctttcagcctggtccccctctgttcggcctggtagattaacagcccctttcagcctggtcccccctctgttcggcctggtagattaacagccccttcagcctggtctccctctgttcggcctggtagattaacagcccctttcagcctggtctccctctgttcggcctggtagattaacagcccctttcagcctggtctccctc belongs to Salmo salar unplaced genomic scaffold, Ssal_v3.1, whole genome shotgun sequence and includes:
- the LOC123731744 gene encoding extensin-like; translation: LLLNPNPASTPTTTQPLPNHNPPSTPTTTSLYLNPAQHLPQHQPSLYPNPNSASYPNHNPSSTPTTTQSLPQPSPASTPNPNPASTPTPTPASTPTTTLGSHLNPSPDSTPTTTHPQPQQQPSLFPIPAQSLPQPQPSPYTNHNPSLYHPTQPLPQPSLYPRPNPNSSPIPQAQPSLYPRSNPNPASTPDPTQPRLYPRPNPNPAYIPAPTQPISSPNPAYIPAPTQPISQPQPSLYPRPNL